The DNA window ATGAGAATGCTTGTCAATTGGCATTGCGTGACTTTGTTGTCATGTTTCGGTGGCGGTGGAATTCAGGGCTGTTGTTGCGCAGAAAATGACGCGGCCAGAATGCAGAAAGGCCCGGCATGCTTGGCATGCCGGGCCTTTGCGGGAGTAAGCTGGGCGGCGGGCCGCCCGGGCTATTCCTTACAGTTTGTCGGAGTTCTCAGACAGGTAAGCAGCCACACCGTCGGGGGTGGCGCTCATGCCTTTGTCGCCCTTGTTCCAGCCGGCAGGGCATACTTCGCCGTGCTCTTCGTGGAATTGCAGCGCTTCAACCAGACGCACCAGCTCGTCAACGTTGCGGCCCAGGGGCAGGTCGTTGATCAGCTGTGAGCGCACCATGCCTTCTTTGTCGATCAGGAATGCGCCGCGGAAGGCAACGCCGCCATCGGCTTCTACGTCGTAGGCGCGGCAGATGTCGTGACGAACGTCAGCGGCCATGGTGTAAGTCACCGGACCGATGCCGCCATCTTTAACCGCAGTGTTGCGCCAGGCGTTGTGGGTAAATTGAGAATCGATGGAAACAGAAATCACTTCCACACCCAGTTCACGGAATTTGTCCATGCGGTGATCCAGGGCGATCAGCTCCGAGGGGCAAACAAAGGTGAAGTCCAGAGGGTAGAAAAACAGCAGACCGTACTTGCCTTTAATGGCCTCGCTCAGAGTAAAGCTGTCGACGATTTCGCCATTGCCCAGCACGGCTGCGCAGGTAAAATCTGGTGCTGGTTTACCAACTAAAACTCCCATGTGTAACCTCCATTTTCGGTCTTAGATAATGAGCAAAATGCTCTATTTATAGAATATAAATCAGGGCATTAATCATACACGGGGCCTA is part of the Spongiibacter taiwanensis genome and encodes:
- a CDS encoding peroxiredoxin, encoding MGVLVGKPAPDFTCAAVLGNGEIVDSFTLSEAIKGKYGLLFFYPLDFTFVCPSELIALDHRMDKFRELGVEVISVSIDSQFTHNAWRNTAVKDGGIGPVTYTMAADVRHDICRAYDVEADGGVAFRGAFLIDKEGMVRSQLINDLPLGRNVDELVRLVEALQFHEEHGEVCPAGWNKGDKGMSATPDGVAAYLSENSDKL